Proteins co-encoded in one Halorussus lipolyticus genomic window:
- a CDS encoding DUF1616 domain-containing protein, translating to MKSNAEPNGETDPDSGTLARRVPLDLLATVALALVAAAALLALPTRAPLTDLLGASAGALTARLVTLALGLPLLLFLPGYAAVAVLFPGREPDVERLDAEGNPVAPRFQFRERERIDDPARVTLAIGVSAVVTPVTALAVNFTPWGLYARPLVVALAGVVVVGSLVAAVVRLRLPPEDRFAPTLRPASSALSSGDSDLGAANLVLAVGVLVAVAGIGFAVAVPKPGAQFTELYLLSEDENGTLVADDYPEFAADDPEPLVVAVENHEGRDVTYSLVVEHQRVEPGGSAVVNETQLARTEIAVASGERELTRFDLSPETGPDSRLRVLVYRGPVPADPTAESAYRHVVLWLGDGSENATATGTTRSPATGPNT from the coding sequence ATGAAATCTAACGCAGAACCGAACGGCGAGACCGACCCTGACTCCGGGACACTCGCCCGTCGCGTCCCGCTGGACCTGCTCGCAACGGTCGCGCTGGCGCTCGTCGCGGCCGCCGCCCTGCTCGCGCTCCCGACGAGAGCGCCGCTGACCGACCTCCTCGGCGCGTCGGCGGGCGCGCTGACTGCACGACTCGTCACGCTCGCGCTCGGTCTGCCCCTCCTGCTGTTCCTGCCGGGGTACGCCGCCGTCGCGGTGCTGTTCCCCGGCCGAGAACCCGACGTGGAGCGCCTCGACGCCGAGGGCAATCCGGTGGCTCCTCGGTTCCAGTTCCGCGAGCGCGAGCGCATCGACGACCCGGCCCGCGTCACCCTCGCTATCGGCGTCAGCGCCGTCGTCACGCCCGTCACCGCGCTCGCGGTCAACTTCACACCGTGGGGCCTATACGCTCGGCCGCTGGTCGTCGCGCTCGCCGGCGTCGTGGTGGTCGGAAGCCTCGTCGCGGCGGTCGTCCGACTTCGACTGCCCCCCGAGGACCGCTTCGCGCCGACGCTTCGGCCGGCCTCCTCGGCGCTGTCCTCGGGCGATAGCGACCTCGGAGCCGCCAATCTCGTCCTCGCGGTCGGCGTGCTGGTCGCCGTCGCGGGCATCGGATTCGCGGTCGCAGTCCCTAAACCCGGCGCGCAGTTCACCGAACTCTACCTGCTGAGCGAGGACGAAAACGGCACGCTGGTCGCCGACGACTACCCCGAGTTCGCGGCCGACGACCCCGAACCGCTGGTCGTCGCCGTCGAGAACCACGAAGGGCGAGACGTGACCTACTCGCTCGTGGTCGAACACCAGCGCGTCGAACCCGGCGGGTCGGCGGTGGTGAACGAGACACAACTCGCCCGAACCGAGATTGCGGTGGCCTCGGGCGAGCGCGAACTCACCCGGTTCGACCTCTCGCCGGAGACCGGCCCGGACTCCCGCCTGCGGGTCCTCGTCTACCGCGGGCCGGTTCCCGCTGACCCGACCGCCGAGTCGGCCTACCGGCACGTGGTCCTCTGGCTTGGCGACGGGAGCGAGAACGCGACGGCGACGGGGACGACCCGTTCTCCGGCCACCGGTCCGAACACCTGA
- a CDS encoding oligosaccharide flippase family protein: protein MARGRSLFSAFLSIFSARVLTSVVTILSLPVIVRVLGPAGYGDYAFLMSVFNVLMIFVSSGVTEGVQKFVGEDRDDEWRDRVVGFYLKLGAGLAVVGAVAVAGIATLGPIDSWFGPDFRLYFVLLALMIPAVQFRSFVRRTLMGMGLERYSEPLTVASKVVWVAAGLALLWFGWGVAGLLTANVLSSATVALIGGALILGQVSLPRVTSRLPAEFPKSELLSFNVLNVVLALLMMSLYHVDVIMLRTLVGDSVTGYYKSALAIAEYLWFVPLSLQTLLLHSTSDLWADHRLERIEELAAKITRYAFALTVLLALGVAALAGRFVPLYYGEEFAQAITPLRLLLPGALAFAVVRPVFSISRANGDLRPLVAATGGAALLNVVLNAVLIPRYGMTGAAIATGVGYGSMLAFHVASARRLGYDPLADLRAGRIAATAVVSAVPIFGLSALIASDLLALAVVPVVGFAVYLSAALLSGAVRHEEVAGIAAALPVPAPIQSLAETFGGVVRSERGADEGGGE from the coding sequence TTTTCAGCGCCCGCGTCCTGACCTCGGTGGTCACCATCCTCTCGCTCCCGGTCATCGTCCGGGTGCTGGGACCGGCGGGCTACGGCGACTACGCCTTCCTGATGTCGGTGTTCAACGTCCTGATGATATTCGTGAGTTCGGGCGTGACCGAAGGCGTCCAGAAGTTCGTCGGCGAGGACCGCGACGACGAGTGGCGCGACAGAGTGGTCGGGTTCTACCTCAAACTCGGCGCTGGCCTCGCAGTCGTCGGCGCAGTCGCAGTCGCCGGAATCGCAACCCTCGGCCCGATAGACTCGTGGTTCGGCCCGGACTTCAGGCTCTACTTCGTCCTGCTGGCGCTGATGATTCCGGCGGTCCAGTTCCGGTCGTTCGTCCGCCGGACCCTGATGGGCATGGGGTTGGAACGCTACTCCGAACCCCTCACGGTGGCCAGCAAGGTGGTCTGGGTCGCGGCCGGACTCGCCCTGCTCTGGTTCGGGTGGGGCGTCGCGGGCCTGCTGACAGCGAACGTCCTGTCGAGCGCGACGGTGGCGCTGATAGGCGGCGCGCTGATTCTCGGGCAGGTGTCTCTGCCCCGAGTCACTTCCCGGCTTCCCGCCGAATTCCCCAAATCTGAACTGCTGTCGTTCAACGTCCTGAACGTCGTCCTCGCGCTGTTGATGATGTCGCTCTACCACGTCGATGTCATCATGCTCCGGACGCTGGTCGGCGACTCGGTAACTGGCTACTACAAGTCCGCGCTCGCCATCGCCGAGTACCTCTGGTTCGTCCCTCTCTCGCTTCAGACCCTCCTCCTGCACTCGACTTCGGACCTCTGGGCCGACCACCGACTCGAACGCATCGAGGAGTTAGCCGCCAAAATCACCCGGTACGCCTTCGCGCTGACCGTCCTGCTCGCGCTCGGGGTGGCCGCGCTGGCCGGGCGGTTCGTCCCGCTCTACTACGGCGAGGAGTTCGCGCAGGCTATCACGCCGCTTCGCCTCCTCCTGCCGGGCGCGCTGGCGTTCGCCGTCGTCAGGCCCGTCTTCTCCATCTCGCGGGCCAACGGCGACCTCAGACCGCTTGTCGCGGCGACCGGGGGCGCGGCGCTCTTGAACGTCGTCCTCAACGCAGTGCTGATTCCCCGGTACGGGATGACCGGGGCCGCGATTGCGACCGGCGTCGGCTACGGGTCGATGCTCGCCTTCCACGTCGCCAGCGCCCGGCGACTCGGCTACGACCCCCTCGCGGACCTCCGGGCCGGGCGCATCGCCGCGACGGCGGTCGTCTCCGCGGTCCCCATCTTCGGACTCTCTGCGCTGATAGCGAGCGATTTGCTCGCGCTCGCCGTCGTGCCGGTCGTCGGATTCGCGGTCTACCTCTCTGCGGCCCTGCTGTCGGGTGCCGTCCGGCACGAGGAGGTCGCCGGCATCGCGGCCGCGCTCCCAGTTCCCGCCCCAATCCAGTCGCTCGCGGAGACGTTCGGGGGCGTGGTGCGGTCCGAGCGCGGCGCGGACGAGGGAGGTGGGGAGTGA
- a CDS encoding acyl-CoA thioesterase — protein MSDTATLMDSYTEMTELLLPNDTNNLGRALGGAVLHWMDICGAISAMRFSNHQCVTASMDHVDFISPIDLGEVAIVEAFVFNTGKTSIDVKVDVRAEDPREGDERETTTSFFTFVALDDEGRPTPVPDLDCPTDNQRALRDAAREQRREQLAAVAEKIEETGDD, from the coding sequence ATGTCCGACACCGCGACGCTGATGGATTCGTACACCGAGATGACAGAACTGCTCCTGCCCAACGACACCAACAATCTCGGCCGGGCGCTCGGAGGAGCGGTCCTCCACTGGATGGACATCTGCGGGGCCATCTCTGCGATGCGGTTCTCGAACCACCAGTGCGTCACGGCGTCGATGGACCACGTGGATTTCATCTCGCCTATCGACCTCGGCGAAGTCGCCATCGTGGAGGCCTTCGTCTTCAACACGGGCAAGACCAGCATCGACGTGAAGGTGGACGTGCGCGCCGAGGACCCCCGAGAGGGCGACGAGCGCGAGACCACCACCTCCTTCTTCACCTTCGTCGCGTTGGACGACGAGGGCAGGCCGACCCCCGTCCCGGACCTCGACTGTCCGACCGACAACCAGCGGGCGCTGAGGGACGCCGCCCGCGAACAGCGCCGCGAGCAGTTGGCGGCCGTCGCCGAGAAAATCGAGGAGACCGGCGACGACTAG
- a CDS encoding DUF4397 domain-containing protein produces MLRTNSTRTRAITIAVALAVVASLGVGSVASLTNPTATVQDPENSAVRIAHMSADAPAVDVLVDNETIAQDLEFGDVTDYLDLQEGEYRVSIVTAENETTVLARQVSVPANDRLTLAAVGQVAENATEEFRLVALQDASRAPSGSNASVRLVHVSPDLGPVDVTVNRTGEVLFDDVRFGNATEYVTVPSGVYTLNVREATEDNNGTLVSSHTESLVNATAYSAFAAPEDEQPDEPVALFVAIDQTDNPEIPGVTATTETTEAEADGNETTTEA; encoded by the coding sequence ATGCTGAGAACGAACTCGACACGAACGCGAGCGATTACGATTGCAGTCGCACTCGCCGTCGTCGCCAGCCTCGGCGTCGGCTCGGTCGCATCGCTGACGAATCCGACCGCGACGGTGCAGGACCCCGAGAACTCGGCGGTCCGCATCGCTCACATGTCGGCCGACGCGCCCGCCGTGGACGTGCTGGTGGACAACGAGACGATTGCTCAAGACCTCGAATTCGGCGACGTGACTGACTACCTCGACCTGCAGGAGGGCGAGTATCGAGTCAGTATCGTCACCGCCGAGAACGAGACGACCGTGTTGGCGCGTCAGGTCTCGGTGCCCGCCAACGACCGACTCACGCTCGCGGCGGTCGGGCAGGTCGCGGAGAACGCGACCGAGGAGTTCCGACTCGTCGCGCTTCAGGACGCCTCCAGAGCGCCGAGTGGTTCCAACGCCTCGGTCCGACTGGTCCACGTCTCGCCCGACCTCGGGCCGGTTGACGTGACGGTCAACCGGACCGGTGAAGTGCTGTTCGACGACGTGCGATTCGGCAACGCGACCGAGTACGTCACGGTCCCCTCGGGCGTCTACACGCTGAACGTCCGGGAGGCCACCGAGGACAACAACGGGACCCTCGTCTCGTCGCACACCGAGAGCCTCGTCAACGCGACCGCCTACTCGGCGTTCGCGGCACCCGAGGACGAGCAACCCGACGAACCGGTCGCGCTGTTCGTCGCCATCGACCAGACCGACAACCCCGAGATACCCGGTGTGACGGCCACCACCGAGACGACCGAGGCGGAGGCTGACGGCAACGAGACGACGACCGAGGCGTAG